A DNA window from Anastrepha obliqua isolate idAnaObli1 chromosome 5, idAnaObli1_1.0, whole genome shotgun sequence contains the following coding sequences:
- the LOC129248156 gene encoding mitochondrial basic amino acids transporter isoform X2, translating to MAFDFVAGCLGGCAGVLVGHPFDTVKVHLQMQDVKNPIYRGTFHCISSLIQTDGTRSLYRGMSSPLMGISVVNAIVFGVYGNVQRQIEDSNSLFSHFIAGCASGLSQSIACSPMELAKTRMQLQHLDPKAPQFKSPFQCIRHIIQRDGFKGGFRGLGITAARDVPAFAAYFVSYEWLMSLSEKPNVLHALAAGGMAGIASWLVCYPTDVVKTLLQADGMSSAPIYEDAWDCAVKNYHKHGIRFFSRGLNSTIIRAFPANAACFYVVAWILGLAKHTNMDVELQTADQLAISSVPITVEMPLSYLHRYEKERREVREKRCTMVKILQTLGSFNEAVCHSDIEELAHEFYPENDNDFKYYVFEDERLNIKEIFNDYD from the exons ATGGCGTTCGATTTTGTTGCGGGTTGTCTTGGTG GCTGTGCGGGTGTATTGGTTGGTCATCCCTTCGATACGGTTAAAGTCCACCTACAAATGCAAGATGTTAAGAATCCCATTTACCGAGGTACGTTCCACTGCATCTCATCACTAATTCAAACTGATGGTACGCGTAGTCTGTATCGAGGCATGTCCAGCCCACTGATGGGGATCAGTGTTGTGAATGCCATAGTCTTCGGTGTTTATGGAAATGTACAACGGCAAATAGAGGACTCCAATTCCTTATTTTCGCATTTTATAGCCGGCTGTGCTTCGGGCCTTTCGCAAAGTATAGCGTGTTCGCCAATGGAATTAGCTAAGACGCGTATGCAGCTACAGCATCTGGATCCAAAAGCGCCTCAATTCAAAAGTCCATTCCAATGCATAAGGCATATAATTCAGAGAGACGGATTTAAAGGAGGGTTTCGTGGGTTGGGTATAACAGCCGCCAGAGATGTGCCAG CTTTCGCCGCCTACTTTGTTAGCTACGAGTGGCTTATGTCGTTAAGTGAAAAACCCAACGTGCTTCATGCCCTTGCTGCCGGTGGCATGGCCGGCATTGCCTCCTGGCTCGTATGCTATCCTACAGATGTAGTCAAAACATTATTGCAAGCAGACGGAATGAGTTCAGCACCAATATACGAGGACGCTTGGGATTGTGCGGTAAAGAATTATCACAAGCACGGCATACGCTTCTTTTCCCGGGGTCTCAACTCAACCATAATACGAGCATTCCCTGCGAACGCAGCCTGTTTCTATGTAGTTGCGTGGATTTTGGGtttggccaaacacacaaatatGGATGTGGAATTACAAACAGCAGATCAGCTGGCTATCTCGAGTGTTCCCATAACTGTGGAGATGCCACTCTCGTATTTACATAGATATGAAAAGGAGCGCCGTGAAGTACGCGAAAAGCGGTGCACTATGGTAAAAATACTACAGACATTGGGTTCGTTCAATGAAGCAGTATGCCATTCAGATATTGAGGAGCTGGCACATGAATTCTATCCAGAAAACGATaatgattttaaatattatgtttTTGAGGATGAACGCTTGaacataaaagaaatttttaacgaTTACGATTAA
- the LOC129248156 gene encoding mitochondrial basic amino acids transporter isoform X1 produces the protein MGTNPSLCKIYHLKETPPEGVHLQPIVPVNSTHIAMAFDFVAGCLGGCAGVLVGHPFDTVKVHLQMQDVKNPIYRGTFHCISSLIQTDGTRSLYRGMSSPLMGISVVNAIVFGVYGNVQRQIEDSNSLFSHFIAGCASGLSQSIACSPMELAKTRMQLQHLDPKAPQFKSPFQCIRHIIQRDGFKGGFRGLGITAARDVPAFAAYFVSYEWLMSLSEKPNVLHALAAGGMAGIASWLVCYPTDVVKTLLQADGMSSAPIYEDAWDCAVKNYHKHGIRFFSRGLNSTIIRAFPANAACFYVVAWILGLAKHTNMDVELQTADQLAISSVPITVEMPLSYLHRYEKERREVREKRCTMVKILQTLGSFNEAVCHSDIEELAHEFYPENDNDFKYYVFEDERLNIKEIFNDYD, from the exons ACCCCTCCAGAGGGTGTACACCTACAACCTATAGTTCCTGTGAATAGTACCCATATAGCGATGGCGTTCGATTTTGTTGCGGGTTGTCTTGGTG GCTGTGCGGGTGTATTGGTTGGTCATCCCTTCGATACGGTTAAAGTCCACCTACAAATGCAAGATGTTAAGAATCCCATTTACCGAGGTACGTTCCACTGCATCTCATCACTAATTCAAACTGATGGTACGCGTAGTCTGTATCGAGGCATGTCCAGCCCACTGATGGGGATCAGTGTTGTGAATGCCATAGTCTTCGGTGTTTATGGAAATGTACAACGGCAAATAGAGGACTCCAATTCCTTATTTTCGCATTTTATAGCCGGCTGTGCTTCGGGCCTTTCGCAAAGTATAGCGTGTTCGCCAATGGAATTAGCTAAGACGCGTATGCAGCTACAGCATCTGGATCCAAAAGCGCCTCAATTCAAAAGTCCATTCCAATGCATAAGGCATATAATTCAGAGAGACGGATTTAAAGGAGGGTTTCGTGGGTTGGGTATAACAGCCGCCAGAGATGTGCCAG CTTTCGCCGCCTACTTTGTTAGCTACGAGTGGCTTATGTCGTTAAGTGAAAAACCCAACGTGCTTCATGCCCTTGCTGCCGGTGGCATGGCCGGCATTGCCTCCTGGCTCGTATGCTATCCTACAGATGTAGTCAAAACATTATTGCAAGCAGACGGAATGAGTTCAGCACCAATATACGAGGACGCTTGGGATTGTGCGGTAAAGAATTATCACAAGCACGGCATACGCTTCTTTTCCCGGGGTCTCAACTCAACCATAATACGAGCATTCCCTGCGAACGCAGCCTGTTTCTATGTAGTTGCGTGGATTTTGGGtttggccaaacacacaaatatGGATGTGGAATTACAAACAGCAGATCAGCTGGCTATCTCGAGTGTTCCCATAACTGTGGAGATGCCACTCTCGTATTTACATAGATATGAAAAGGAGCGCCGTGAAGTACGCGAAAAGCGGTGCACTATGGTAAAAATACTACAGACATTGGGTTCGTTCAATGAAGCAGTATGCCATTCAGATATTGAGGAGCTGGCACATGAATTCTATCCAGAAAACGATaatgattttaaatattatgtttTTGAGGATGAACGCTTGaacataaaagaaatttttaacgaTTACGATTAA